The following coding sequences are from one Seonamhaeicola sp. ML3 window:
- a CDS encoding LacI family DNA-binding transcriptional regulator, translating to MKKKTTLQDIATALNISTSTASRALQDNPRISIGVRKKVLDLANELNYFDKKYPNIPITKKLNAIGVIVPKIGYHLYAQAISGIELVAEENGMHLIICQSNESYEREKSLTQELLDIGVSGLIVSLAGTTKQFDHFLQLKKKNVPLVFFNRQCDEVETDKVVIDNFKASYDATEHLLSIGCKNIAFIGGPEMLQISNTRLAGYTKALEDAKIPIDPKFVAYCDFSKASNLSAARKLLYSPSPPDGIIAFSDQVAISAMLAAKERGLNIPEDLAIIGFNNEPVDELLDPSLTSIDQPAYVMGKEAAQLIFEKINTPSKDHSQKILKSELVIRNSTNKNKVKL from the coding sequence ATGAAAAAGAAAACCACACTACAAGATATTGCTACCGCATTAAATATATCTACTTCTACAGCATCTAGAGCTTTACAAGATAACCCTAGAATAAGTATCGGTGTTAGAAAAAAAGTTTTAGACCTTGCCAATGAGCTCAATTACTTTGATAAAAAATATCCCAATATCCCAATAACAAAAAAACTAAATGCTATTGGTGTTATTGTTCCCAAAATTGGTTACCACTTATATGCCCAAGCCATAAGTGGCATTGAGCTAGTTGCCGAAGAAAACGGTATGCATCTCATTATTTGTCAATCGAACGAATCGTATGAACGTGAAAAAAGTTTAACCCAGGAACTTTTAGATATTGGCGTTTCCGGACTGATAGTTTCTCTAGCAGGAACAACCAAGCAGTTTGATCACTTCTTACAATTAAAAAAGAAAAATGTACCACTTGTGTTTTTCAACAGACAATGTGACGAAGTAGAGACTGATAAAGTGGTTATAGATAATTTCAAGGCGTCGTATGATGCAACAGAACATTTATTATCCATTGGATGCAAAAATATTGCCTTTATAGGCGGACCGGAAATGTTGCAAATTAGTAACACAAGACTGGCTGGATACACAAAAGCTCTTGAAGATGCAAAGATTCCTATCGACCCTAAATTTGTCGCCTACTGCGATTTTAGCAAAGCGAGTAATTTAAGTGCTGCTCGTAAACTCTTATACTCACCTTCCCCACCAGATGGGATTATTGCGTTTAGTGACCAGGTAGCCATTTCGGCCATGCTAGCAGCTAAAGAACGTGGCCTTAATATCCCTGAAGACTTGGCTATTATTGGGTTTAACAACGAGCCCGTAGACGAATTACTGGACCCTTCGTTAACGAGCATAGACCAACCTGCCTATGTGATGGGCAAAGAAGCCGCTCAACTTATTTTTGAAAAGATAAATACCCCATCTAAAGACCATAGCCAAAAGATTCTAAAATCTGAACTGGTTATTCGAAACTCGACGAATAAGAATAAGGTTAAATTGTAG
- a CDS encoding chorismate-binding protein — translation MTKTDFFNSVFEHYGSQLPFVIYKKPNTTEVKGLLQESDTLIITEEFTEKGFVFSPFDDREDSVLIPLQDSKEISHNHVIEPTKSESRTKNPKADISAKNQHIDLVNNGVKAIKEGAFQKVVLSRKETILLKETHPISIFKNLLNTYPSAFVYCWYHPKVGLWLGATPETLLKIEANRFSIMALAGTQVYKGTLDVNWEDKEIQEQKVVTDFIVESLKNTTEKIKVSNTNTVKAGSLLHLKTMISAQLKSTSRLKEILNTIHPTPAVCGYPKQTAKNFILKHENYHRAYYTGFLGELNYDFKMAPRSSKRNIENRAYSITKKSTQLYVNLRCMQLQGDEAIIYIGGGITHNSIPEKEWEETVAKSLIIKNVLYP, via the coding sequence ATGACCAAGACAGATTTTTTTAATAGTGTTTTTGAACACTATGGTTCGCAATTACCATTTGTAATTTACAAGAAACCTAACACAACAGAAGTTAAGGGTTTATTGCAAGAATCTGATACACTCATTATCACAGAGGAGTTTACTGAAAAAGGATTCGTTTTTTCACCCTTCGACGATCGTGAGGATTCAGTTTTGATACCTTTACAAGACTCAAAGGAGATTTCACATAATCATGTTATTGAGCCAACTAAATCAGAGTCTAGAACCAAGAATCCTAAAGCTGATATAAGTGCCAAAAATCAGCATATTGATTTAGTTAATAATGGAGTAAAAGCTATTAAAGAAGGTGCTTTTCAAAAGGTTGTTTTATCGCGAAAAGAAACTATTTTACTAAAAGAGACTCACCCTATTTCAATTTTCAAAAACTTGTTAAATACCTATCCTTCGGCTTTCGTGTATTGTTGGTATCACCCTAAAGTTGGCCTTTGGTTGGGTGCTACTCCAGAAACTTTATTGAAAATTGAAGCTAACCGATTTTCTATCATGGCATTGGCAGGAACTCAAGTCTATAAGGGTACGCTGGACGTAAATTGGGAAGACAAAGAAATTCAAGAACAAAAAGTGGTAACCGATTTTATAGTTGAGAGTTTAAAAAACACAACCGAAAAGATAAAGGTTTCCAACACCAACACGGTTAAAGCAGGTAGTTTACTGCACCTAAAGACCATGATTTCGGCACAATTAAAATCAACTTCAAGATTAAAAGAGATCTTGAATACAATTCACCCTACACCAGCTGTATGTGGTTACCCTAAGCAAACTGCTAAAAACTTCATTCTTAAACACGAAAACTACCATCGGGCCTATTATACTGGTTTTTTGGGAGAGTTGAATTACGATTTTAAAATGGCACCAAGATCTTCAAAGCGTAATATTGAAAACAGAGCTTACTCGATAACCAAAAAAAGTACCCAATTGTATGTGAATCTTCGCTGCATGCAATTACAGGGTGATGAAGCTATAATTTACATTGGAGGGGGCATTACACACAATTCTATTCCAGAAAAAGAGTGGGAGGAAACAGTCGCGAAATCCCTAATCATAAAAAATGTTTTGTATCCTTAG
- a CDS encoding DUF2188 domain-containing protein, with translation MSKQNNTLKIIQELIEAIIKALGYGSKTRKRTWHQHVVPYEDDWAVRREGNKRVTSKHKKQSTAIRKAKTIAKRYDADVIIHRASGGIRERISYKDD, from the coding sequence ATGTCCAAGCAAAACAATACCTTAAAAATCATTCAAGAACTAATTGAGGCCATCATCAAAGCATTAGGTTATGGAAGTAAGACTCGAAAACGCACCTGGCACCAACACGTGGTTCCTTATGAAGATGACTGGGCAGTTCGTAGAGAAGGTAATAAACGCGTTACCTCAAAACACAAAAAACAAAGCACAGCCATAAGAAAAGCTAAAACCATAGCTAAACGTTATGATGCTGATGTAATAATTCACAGAGCCTCAGGGGGTATCAGAGAACGTATAAGCTACAAAGACGATTAA
- the mnmE gene encoding tRNA uridine-5-carboxymethylaminomethyl(34) synthesis GTPase MnmE: MINQDTIVALATPSGAGAIAVIRLSGKDAIRLADAQFKSVSQKKLLEQATHTIHLGHIVDGERTIDEVLVSVFKNPNSYTGEHVVEISCHGSSYIQQEIIQLFLRKGCRMATAGEFTLRAFLNGKLDLSQAEAVADLIASDNEASHQIAMQQMRGGFSTEIAKLREELLNFASLIELELDFAEEDVEFADRTQFKDLIDRITHVLKGLIDSFAVGNVIKNGIPVAIVGEPNVGKSTLLNALLNEERAIVSDIAGTTRDTIEDEISIGGIGFRFIDTAGIRETKDVVESIGIKKTFEKIEQSQVVIYLFEADVFTDNSEKSQILKVEIEKIKNKYPQKPLLIIANKSDKLSQEQSSELEVALNTIEGSQSLLLSAKTGKGVDQLKETLLSFVNTGVLKNNDTIVTNTRHYDALLKALEEVSKVKYGLETGLSGDLLAIDIRQALYHFGEITGEITSDDLLGNIFANFCIGK; the protein is encoded by the coding sequence ATGATCAATCAAGATACCATAGTAGCTTTAGCAACTCCATCTGGTGCAGGGGCCATCGCTGTTATAAGGTTGTCTGGTAAAGATGCCATTCGTCTTGCTGATGCTCAGTTTAAATCTGTGAGTCAAAAAAAACTGCTTGAACAGGCCACACATACCATTCATTTAGGCCATATCGTGGATGGAGAAAGAACCATCGATGAGGTTTTGGTATCCGTATTTAAAAACCCCAATTCATACACCGGCGAGCATGTTGTTGAGATATCTTGCCATGGTTCCAGTTATATTCAACAGGAAATTATCCAATTGTTTTTGCGTAAGGGATGCCGTATGGCTACCGCGGGAGAGTTCACTTTACGTGCATTTTTAAATGGAAAGCTTGATTTAAGTCAAGCAGAGGCCGTGGCAGATTTAATTGCTAGCGACAACGAAGCATCTCACCAAATAGCAATGCAACAAATGCGTGGTGGTTTTTCTACCGAAATTGCTAAACTAAGAGAGGAGCTTTTAAATTTCGCCTCGTTAATAGAATTGGAATTAGATTTTGCCGAGGAAGATGTAGAGTTTGCAGATAGGACTCAGTTTAAGGATTTAATAGATAGAATCACACATGTTTTAAAAGGGTTAATAGATTCTTTTGCGGTAGGGAACGTGATTAAAAATGGTATTCCAGTAGCTATTGTTGGTGAACCCAATGTTGGGAAGTCTACATTGTTAAATGCTTTACTTAATGAAGAAAGGGCTATAGTTTCTGATATTGCAGGAACGACTCGAGATACCATAGAAGACGAAATTTCTATTGGTGGTATTGGTTTTCGGTTTATTGATACAGCAGGTATTAGAGAAACCAAGGATGTTGTAGAAAGTATTGGTATTAAAAAAACGTTCGAAAAAATTGAACAATCGCAAGTAGTGATATATCTTTTTGAAGCAGATGTTTTTACTGATAATTCTGAGAAATCTCAAATACTCAAGGTCGAGATTGAGAAGATTAAAAACAAATACCCTCAAAAACCTTTGTTGATTATTGCAAATAAGTCTGATAAATTATCACAGGAACAATCTTCAGAATTAGAGGTAGCCCTCAATACAATTGAAGGGTCACAGTCGCTATTATTATCAGCAAAAACTGGAAAGGGAGTAGACCAACTCAAGGAAACACTTTTGAGTTTTGTAAATACAGGAGTTCTAAAAAACAATGATACCATAGTTACTAATACGAGACATTATGATGCCTTGTTAAAAGCTTTAGAAGAGGTGTCTAAAGTAAAATATGGTCTAGAAACAGGATTGTCAGGTGATTTGCTGGCGATAGATATACGTCAGGCATTATACCATTTCGGTGAGATAACCGGTGAGATTACAAGCGATGATTTATTGGGTAACATCTTTGCTAACTTTTGTATCGGAAAGTAA
- a CDS encoding DUF1080 domain-containing protein: protein MKTFFSTVIISLVLFSCKTSNKEDLFNGKDLTGWTIFVKDSTINPTEFFYVNNGMIETVGKPIGYLRTVKEFSNYKLHVEWRYPEKPTNSGVFVHATGDDLIWVGHYQGQLKHENAGDFIVHGVGRSATLADSTYTSTKAHKPLIQKLKDSSENPAGEWNSYDIVCKDDTIELFVNGVLQNVATNCSVIKGSIGLQAEGSKIQFKNLWVESLD from the coding sequence ATGAAGACTTTTTTTTCAACCGTAATTATTAGCTTAGTTTTATTTTCTTGTAAAACCTCGAATAAAGAAGATTTATTTAATGGCAAAGACTTAACCGGTTGGACAATCTTTGTAAAAGATTCTACTATAAATCCAACCGAATTTTTCTATGTAAATAACGGGATGATAGAAACTGTTGGAAAACCGATAGGTTACCTAAGAACAGTCAAAGAATTTTCAAATTACAAATTACATGTCGAGTGGCGCTATCCAGAAAAACCAACCAACAGTGGTGTCTTTGTTCATGCTACTGGAGATGATTTAATTTGGGTTGGACATTATCAAGGACAGTTAAAACACGAAAATGCTGGAGATTTTATCGTTCACGGAGTAGGAAGAAGTGCAACACTGGCAGATAGCACCTATACCTCAACAAAAGCACATAAACCACTTATTCAAAAATTAAAAGATTCGAGTGAAAACCCAGCAGGCGAATGGAATAGTTATGATATTGTTTGTAAAGATGATACTATTGAATTATTTGTAAATGGTGTACTTCAAAATGTTGCCACTAATTGTTCAGTTATAAAGGGGAGTATTGGTTTACAAGCTGAAGGCTCTAAGATTCAGTTTAAAAATTTGTGGGTCGAATCCTTAGATTGA
- a CDS encoding DUF2853 family protein, with translation MSKRDELIAKYAADLKDKCGVEADMDLLTKVTIGCGPSIYNADASTVSSSDQSELDTVKNNFLIKKLGLSESDDLDGAIAAVMEQYGQSNRNKYRAVVYYLLTKHFGKESVY, from the coding sequence ATGAGTAAACGTGACGAATTAATTGCTAAATATGCTGCAGATTTAAAAGATAAATGTGGTGTTGAGGCAGACATGGATTTATTAACAAAAGTAACTATTGGGTGCGGGCCATCTATTTACAATGCTGATGCATCAACTGTTTCAAGTTCAGATCAATCAGAATTAGATACAGTAAAAAACAACTTTTTAATAAAAAAGTTAGGTCTTAGCGAAAGCGATGATTTAGATGGAGCTATTGCCGCTGTAATGGAGCAATATGGACAATCTAACAGAAATAAATATAGAGCTGTAGTTTATTATTTACTTACTAAACACTTTGGTAAAGAGTCTGTTTATTAA
- a CDS encoding PaaI family thioesterase — translation MQLTKEAIIEQFKTHTKNTLIETLDIELIDLGTDFLTLKMPVTPKVHQPDGVLHGGATVALAETCGSFAAELLLDTKNFFVRGIEISANHLKSVKDGFVYAKATFIHKGRTTQLFEIKVTNDTDDLISLCKLTTVSLPRTK, via the coding sequence ATGCAATTGACTAAAGAAGCGATAATCGAGCAATTCAAAACGCACACAAAAAATACTTTAATCGAAACATTGGATATCGAATTGATAGACTTGGGAACAGATTTTCTAACATTGAAAATGCCAGTTACCCCAAAAGTGCATCAACCCGATGGTGTCTTACATGGTGGTGCGACCGTAGCTTTGGCCGAAACATGCGGTAGTTTTGCCGCAGAATTATTGTTAGATACCAAAAATTTTTTTGTACGCGGAATAGAGATTTCCGCCAATCATTTAAAAAGTGTAAAAGATGGTTTTGTTTATGCAAAAGCTACTTTCATACATAAGGGTAGAACCACGCAATTATTCGAAATAAAAGTCACTAACGATACCGACGATTTAATTTCGCTTTGTAAACTAACAACGGTTTCACTTCCCAGAACCAAATAA
- a CDS encoding S1 RNA-binding domain-containing protein, whose product MMKLGQINTLEILRETDHGVYLVDEENNEVLLPNRYVPDAFKIWDKIEVFVYLDNEERLVATTDKPYITLGDFALLRCSAVTEYGAFLDWGLVKELFCPFKEQVFKMKPGGWYLVHCYLDEKTERLVASSKTNRFLDNKELKVGQFDEVDIIASHPSDMGWNVIVNKIHSGLIFNDTIFNDINVGDKFKGVVKKIREGNKLDVVIGQVGYRNIEPNAKRILEELEDNSGYINLTDKSDPEAIKEQLQMSKKSFKKAIGTLYKQKQVDLKPDGIYKL is encoded by the coding sequence ATTATGAAGTTAGGACAAATAAATACCTTAGAAATACTTAGGGAAACAGACCACGGCGTCTATCTTGTTGATGAAGAAAACAACGAAGTTTTACTTCCGAATAGGTATGTTCCAGATGCGTTTAAAATTTGGGATAAAATCGAAGTATTTGTTTACCTCGATAATGAAGAACGGCTGGTAGCAACAACAGATAAGCCCTATATTACATTAGGAGACTTTGCATTGTTGAGATGCAGCGCGGTTACCGAATATGGTGCATTTTTAGATTGGGGGTTGGTAAAAGAATTGTTTTGTCCTTTTAAAGAGCAAGTATTTAAAATGAAACCCGGTGGTTGGTATTTAGTGCATTGTTATTTAGATGAAAAAACCGAAAGGCTAGTTGCTTCTAGTAAAACCAATAGGTTTTTAGATAACAAGGAATTAAAGGTGGGTCAATTTGATGAAGTGGATATCATAGCCTCACATCCATCGGATATGGGTTGGAATGTAATAGTGAATAAAATACATTCTGGTTTAATTTTTAATGATACTATCTTTAACGATATCAACGTTGGGGACAAGTTTAAAGGGGTCGTAAAAAAGATTCGAGAAGGCAATAAATTAGATGTCGTTATAGGACAAGTTGGTTATAGAAACATAGAGCCTAACGCAAAACGAATACTTGAAGAGCTTGAGGATAATAGTGGGTATATAAATCTAACAGATAAATCGGATCCAGAAGCTATTAAAGAACAGCTTCAAATGAGTAAAAAGAGCTTTAAAAAAGCTATTGGGACTTTATATAAACAAAAACAAGTGGATTTAAAGCCAGATGGCATTTATAAGTTATGA
- the menD gene encoding 2-succinyl-5-enolpyruvyl-6-hydroxy-3-cyclohexene-1-carboxylic-acid synthase, translated as MIYPKIPLAQTVVQLCKAKGIKHIIISPGSRNAPLTIGFSHDSFFKSYSIVDERCAAFFALGIAQQTQEPTAVVCTSGSALLNYYPAVAEAYYSDIPLVVISADRPKHLIGVGDGQTINQPNVFENHILYSANLKLDLKEDESLEGEALPIFKALENKVETLLGMKQSIQEFNEYEINKALNIALQKSGPVHLNVPFDEPLYDRVSELSVHPVIFPLKEKQVDIALDIIDSCVKDWNAAKRKMVLVGVKQPNQIEQKWLDILAKDDSVIVLTETTSNINHDGFFPSIDKLIAPLKEEDFQALQPEILLTFGGLIVSKKIKAFLRKHKPDQHWHIDTKKANDTFFALNKFIEAHPNNFFTELLSITHAVSSNYRPVWEAVKQRRRTKHKAYLESIAFTDFKAFDFILKAIPDNTILQLGNSSTVRYVQLFNINKTLQVYCNRGTSGIDGSTSTAIGCAVASKKQTTLISGDLSFLYDSNALWNKYIPKNFRIIVINNQGGGIFRILPGHKNTENFDTFFETNHNLTAEHLCNMFGFEYITASNLLKLQSGLESFYSEGDKPKLLEIFTPKHLNDEVLLDYFKFIK; from the coding sequence ATGATTTATCCCAAAATTCCATTAGCACAAACTGTTGTTCAGCTCTGTAAAGCAAAAGGAATAAAACATATAATTATCTCTCCAGGGAGCCGTAATGCACCCCTAACTATTGGGTTTTCTCATGATAGTTTTTTTAAGAGTTATAGTATTGTCGATGAGCGTTGTGCCGCTTTTTTTGCTTTGGGTATTGCCCAGCAAACACAAGAACCTACTGCAGTAGTTTGTACCTCAGGCAGTGCTCTTTTAAACTATTATCCTGCAGTTGCAGAGGCTTATTATAGTGATATTCCGTTGGTCGTTATTTCTGCCGATAGACCAAAACATCTAATAGGTGTTGGTGATGGACAAACCATTAATCAGCCCAATGTTTTTGAAAACCATATTTTATATTCTGCCAATTTAAAATTGGATTTAAAAGAAGATGAAAGTTTGGAAGGTGAAGCACTACCAATCTTTAAAGCCTTAGAGAACAAGGTGGAAACCCTTTTGGGAATGAAACAATCTATTCAGGAGTTTAATGAATATGAAATTAATAAGGCACTAAATATAGCGTTGCAAAAAAGTGGTCCGGTTCATCTCAATGTACCTTTCGATGAGCCTCTTTATGACAGAGTAAGTGAGCTATCGGTTCATCCCGTGATTTTTCCATTAAAAGAAAAACAGGTTGATATAGCGCTGGATATAATTGATAGTTGTGTTAAAGATTGGAATGCGGCAAAACGGAAGATGGTTTTGGTTGGGGTAAAACAACCCAATCAAATTGAGCAAAAATGGCTCGATATTCTGGCGAAAGATGATAGCGTTATTGTGCTCACAGAGACAACATCCAATATCAACCATGATGGGTTTTTTCCAAGTATAGATAAACTTATTGCGCCATTAAAGGAAGAAGATTTTCAAGCCTTACAGCCAGAAATTCTTTTAACCTTTGGGGGACTTATCGTTTCAAAAAAAATAAAGGCGTTTTTAAGAAAACATAAACCTGACCAACATTGGCATATCGATACCAAAAAAGCTAATGACACCTTTTTTGCTCTAAACAAGTTCATCGAAGCACATCCCAATAACTTTTTTACGGAACTACTTTCCATAACTCATGCTGTTTCAAGTAATTATAGGCCTGTATGGGAAGCCGTTAAACAAAGACGTAGAACTAAACATAAAGCTTATTTGGAATCTATAGCGTTTACCGATTTTAAAGCTTTCGATTTTATTTTAAAGGCAATTCCAGATAACACCATTCTTCAATTAGGGAACAGCTCAACAGTGCGTTATGTGCAATTATTCAACATCAATAAGACCCTACAAGTTTATTGTAATCGTGGTACAAGTGGTATTGATGGTAGCACATCAACAGCTATAGGGTGTGCCGTGGCTTCAAAAAAACAAACTACCCTCATTTCTGGAGACTTAAGTTTTCTTTATGATAGTAATGCCCTTTGGAACAAATACATTCCTAAAAACTTCAGAATTATAGTAATTAATAATCAGGGCGGTGGTATTTTCAGAATATTACCCGGACATAAGAATACCGAGAACTTCGATACTTTTTTTGAAACAAACCACAATTTAACAGCAGAACATTTGTGTAACATGTTTGGTTTTGAATATATCACTGCATCAAATCTACTAAAGTTGCAATCTGGGTTAGAATCATTTTATTCTGAAGGTGATAAACCTAAACTATTGGAAATTTTCACCCCAAAACATCTTAATGATGAGGTTTTATTAGATTATTTTAAGTTCATAAAATAA
- a CDS encoding tartrate dehydrogenase, which yields MSKTYKIAVVPGDGIGNEIVPEGLRVINAVAEKHGFSIDTESFDWGAGYYLKNQEFMPEGGLETLKSFDAVYFGSVGLPAVDDTLPAKDYTFKVRTGFNQYVNYRPVRTYPGVQRPLRSEKHIDFVIVRENTEGEFVQMGGQYLPDEENGMGTDTSVFTRKGIERVAHYAFKLARTRRKKLTHITKSNTLINSLAYWDRVIKEVAQEYPDVEHEQMYIDNSTAMFVLKPEIFDVVLTTNLFGDILSDLGGAVMGSLGLGGSGNINPEKEFPSMFEPIHGSAPDIAGKNIANPYGQIWSAAIMLEHIGEVEAANNIMEAIDKSTSEGVLTVDLGGNASTTDVADAVIKNL from the coding sequence ATGAGTAAAACTTACAAAATTGCAGTTGTACCTGGTGATGGTATTGGAAATGAAATTGTACCAGAAGGGTTAAGAGTTATTAATGCAGTAGCAGAAAAACACGGTTTTTCAATTGATACCGAATCTTTCGATTGGGGCGCTGGGTATTATCTAAAAAATCAAGAATTCATGCCAGAAGGCGGTCTTGAAACATTAAAAAGTTTTGATGCCGTTTACTTTGGTTCTGTTGGGCTTCCAGCGGTAGATGATACGTTACCGGCAAAAGATTATACGTTTAAGGTGCGTACCGGTTTTAATCAGTATGTGAATTACAGACCTGTTAGAACTTATCCTGGTGTGCAAAGGCCATTACGATCAGAGAAACATATCGATTTTGTAATTGTAAGAGAGAATACAGAGGGTGAGTTTGTGCAAATGGGTGGTCAATACCTTCCAGATGAAGAAAATGGTATGGGAACTGACACTAGTGTATTCACTAGAAAAGGTATTGAGCGTGTAGCTCATTATGCGTTTAAATTAGCGAGAACAAGAAGGAAGAAATTAACTCATATCACTAAATCCAATACACTTATAAATAGTTTAGCCTATTGGGATAGAGTTATTAAAGAAGTAGCACAAGAATATCCAGACGTAGAACACGAGCAAATGTATATCGATAACTCTACGGCTATGTTCGTATTAAAGCCAGAGATTTTCGATGTGGTCTTAACTACAAACCTTTTTGGGGATATCTTAAGTGATTTAGGTGGAGCTGTAATGGGAAGCCTTGGCTTAGGTGGTAGTGGAAACATTAATCCCGAAAAAGAATTTCCTTCTATGTTTGAGCCTATTCACGGATCTGCACCAGATATCGCTGGGAAAAACATAGCGAATCCTTACGGACAAATTTGGTCTGCCGCAATTATGTTAGAGCATATTGGAGAAGTTGAAGCTGCTAACAATATCATGGAAGCTATCGATAAAAGTACTTCTGAAGGTGTTTTAACAGTAGATTTAGGCGGAAACGCCAGTACTACTGATGTTGCAGATGCAGTGATTAAAAACTTATAA
- a CDS encoding cyclase family protein — MSNIVDLTLTYTNEFNGFSKETARTIENDGWNASTLTFYSHCGTHMDAPIHFDVKNETIDQIPVSDFVGKAWVIDTNHIGAKGLITPEHIPDEVISQYVAGDSLIFKTGWSQYVNQPKYRDELPRISEALAHWCIGNKVKMIGVEPPSVADVNNIDEVTKIHKILLEGVVIIEGLTNLEKLSANCVELIALPLKIGGGDGAPARVIAIEKY; from the coding sequence ATGAGCAACATTGTTGATCTTACATTAACTTATACAAATGAATTCAATGGGTTCTCAAAGGAAACTGCGAGAACCATTGAAAATGATGGGTGGAATGCTAGTACGCTAACATTCTACTCTCATTGTGGTACACATATGGATGCACCCATTCATTTTGATGTAAAAAATGAAACCATAGATCAAATTCCTGTTTCAGATTTTGTTGGAAAAGCTTGGGTAATCGATACCAACCATATAGGTGCTAAAGGTTTGATAACCCCAGAGCATATTCCAGATGAAGTAATATCGCAATATGTTGCCGGTGACAGCTTGATTTTTAAAACGGGTTGGTCTCAATATGTAAATCAACCCAAATACAGAGATGAGTTACCAAGAATAAGCGAAGCATTAGCGCATTGGTGTATTGGTAACAAAGTAAAGATGATTGGTGTTGAACCACCATCTGTAGCCGATGTTAATAACATTGATGAAGTGACTAAAATCCATAAAATCTTATTAGAAGGCGTGGTTATCATCGAAGGATTGACTAATTTAGAAAAACTAAGCGCTAATTGTGTAGAACTTATTGCCTTACCGCTTAAAATTGGTGGGGGCGACGGTGCTCCGGCTAGGGTTATCGCTATAGAAAAATATTAA